A genomic window from Lotus japonicus ecotype B-129 chromosome 1, LjGifu_v1.2 includes:
- the LOC130740318 gene encoding uncharacterized protein LOC130740318, with the protein MAHHGMQKIFDINSQNSLLPAIPISWSESDLDLQHGFVSMSQNATIHQYGHGPMLLEQASSSVFPSYFNHVQEPSPVAMTENSFGFTTPMSPTLDDVEDWINEFNPELNACDIQGQRDILHQTTTLSSNIHYSQDLEIERLLGHVRAYEMQKHLATHASMNGDTQCDKGKNLESSSTSLKEFSSTILGFSSLTTIEDGPSSHVLSSINAKAALLTREQPSANMLEVLNTNDKETFFIPSKIKRGRPRKPLTEELIKQLEKFQPLPLGRPPKRREGGESSSNLGKFQKRYSGARTIGMTAKPKEGHKTPENVQNEDQNAHLTNPSSAPRKIMQPTHGSIG; encoded by the exons ATGGCGCACCATGGAATGCAGAAGATCTTTGATATAAATTCTCAAAACTCTTTGCTGCCTGCCATTCCCATTTCTTG GTCAGAATCAGACTTAGATCTTCAACATGGTTTTGTATCAATGTCACAAAATGCTACTATTCATCAATATGGTCATGGACCTATGCTGCTTGAGCAAGCATCTTCTTCTGT ATTTCCAAGTTACTTCAATCATGTTCAAGAACCAAGCCCAGTGGCGATGACAGAAAATTCCTTTGGCTTCACTACTCCAATGTCTCCTAC GTTAGATGATGTGGAAGATTGGATAAATGAATTTAACCCAGAGCTGAATGCATGCGATATACAAGGGCAAAGGGACATCTTGCATCAAACTACAACTCTATCTTCCAATATTCATTATTCCCAGGATCTTGAGATTGAACGCCTTTTAGG GCATGTAAGAGCTTATGAAATGCAGAAGCACCTAGCAACTCATGCTTCAATGAATGGAGATACCCAATGTGACAAAGGAAAAAATCTTGAATCTTCATCAACTAG TTTAAAAGAATTCAGCTCAACAATTTTAGGATTCTCAAGTCTCACAACAATAGAAGATGGACCAAGTTCACATGTCTTAAGCTCCATAAATGCTAAGGCTGCACTCCTTACCAG GGAGCAACCTTCAGCGAATATGCTCGAAGTATTAAACACAAATGATAAGGAAACATTCTTCATTCCTTCAAAAATCAAAAGGGGAAGACCTCGCAAACCACTCACTGAAGAACTTATAAAGCAATTG GAAAAGTTTCAACCGCTACCTCTAGGTCGTCCTCCAAAACGACGTGAAGGAGGAGagtcctcttctaatcttggaAAG tTTCAAAAGCGATATTCAGGAGCAAGAACAATTGGAATGACCGCCAAACCCAAAGAAGGACACAAGACCCCTGAAAATGTACAGAATGAAGACCAGAATGCTCACCTTACAAACCCATCTTCTGCTCCAAG GAAAATAATGCAGCCTACTCATGGAAGCATTGGTTAA